From the Selenomonas sp. oral taxon 920 genome, the window CCTACATCGAGTCTGCCCGTGGAGAACTGTCCCGCATACTGGCTCAGATGAATGATTTGACGAAAGCAGAACAGTCGCTCGCCGAGGAAATGAACTGGATGTCGGTGGAAATGGCGAAACTTGATGCCGAGAAGGACAGCATCGAAAACCTCATTCAGCAGGAACTTCGCCCTAAGGCAGAGGAAATGCGTAAATCCCTCGCAGTCTACAAAAGTTTCCTGCAGTTAAAACGTGAGATGAGCGTGATCGATGATTTTGCAGCCGTCTGGGAGAAAGATTTACGGAATCCTCCGGTCGAAACAGAAAATGTGCGGCAATATCATCCCAGAGAGCATTTTGACGATGATTTCAAAAGGCTCATCAACCAATATTACATGGAAATCCTCCGTGAATGCAGCTATTCGCCAGAACCTACTTCTGCCAATTTCAACATCTCCGATTTTGACATAGAGATTGATGGGCATAAAAAATCTACCCATGAAGGGCAGGGATATACGTCCTTTGTCAACAGCGTAACTGCACTTACCTTCCGACACTATCTTGCTCACCATGGAAAATATTATCCGGGCTTCCTCATCATTGACACGCCCCTTCTTGGTCTTGACCAAGGCGTAGCGGATTCTGCGCCGGAAAGTATGTGTTCCGGACTCTTCCGCTATTTCATGAACCACCAAGAAGAGGGACAGCTGATTATCATTGAGAACTCCAAGAATCTGCCGGATTTGGACTACGAGGCAGCAGGTGCCAATGTCATCACCTTCACCAAGGGGCTGACGGAAGGCCGTCCCGGTTTTCTGCATGGCGTAGAGTAAGCGGAGACGGATATGCGAATAACTTATAACAGGCTGTGGAAGCTCCTGATCGACAAAGGCATGAATCGGCAGGATCTCAGGCGCATAACGGGCATCAGCCCCGCCTCCATCGCCAAGCTGGGCAAGGGCGAGAATATCACCACTGACATCCTGCTGAAGATATGCGTGGCTCTCGACTGCAATATTGAAGATATTATGGAGTCCGTGAAGGAGTAAGCTCATGCAGGATTCGATCCCCCCTCGATATGAACACGCCCTCCATCCAATATCTATGCCGTAAGGATAAGCAGCTGGCAAAGGTCACAGCAATAGT encodes:
- a CDS encoding helix-turn-helix domain-containing protein translates to MRITYNRLWKLLIDKGMNRQDLRRITGISPASIAKLGKGENITTDILLKICVALDCNIEDIMESVKE